One genomic window of Hydra vulgaris chromosome 03, alternate assembly HydraT2T_AEP includes the following:
- the LOC100197586 gene encoding major facilitator superfamily domain-containing protein 9 isoform X3, which produces MGQVSDRFGRRTILLLSLLGTAISYFLIGQAAGIWTLVLARIPSGLFKHGQSMNRLWLVDITSSSELAAVFGTYNSISSAGFIIGPTIGGILYSTTDGFFKVSILSSSLLILNAILVYLFIPEKRVCDHKLSVQKSSTNLFYNFNNIPWYLVWDIFVVRFLQSFSMILYRSNFTSVLVFRFEIDAIATGYIQSFNAVISACTGMMVQWIVCHFSSNMKCHNIFSLILVLSLLGVTIGPTLSFVLISFVPLCISSAVLRVTNSTLLFTRGNTKVRGLMNGTADTLSSFARALAPVIGGYVQEISIYGPGISSTFLAIAGTAISMYADKNLLHLHSD; this is translated from the exons atg ggaCAGGTTAGCGATCGTTTTGGTAGGCGAACTAttctattattatcattacttGGTACGGCAATTAGCTATTTTTTAATCGGGCAAGCTGCTGGAATTTGGACTTTAGTATTGGCTCGCATCCCATcgg gcTTGTTCAAACATGGACAATCCATGAATCGTTTGTGGTTGGTTGATATCACGTCATCTAGCGAGTTAGCAGCTGTTTTTGGAACTTACAACTCTATTTCAAGTGCAGGATTTATCATCGGACCAACCATTGGAGGAATTTTATATTCCACTACAGatggtttttttaaagtatcaaTTTTGTCTTCATCACTTTTGATATTAAATGCCATTTTAGTTTACCTTTTTATACCTGAAAAAAGAGTCTGTGATCACAAGCTTTCTGTGCAAAAATCTTCAACAAaccttttttacaatttcaacAACATACCCTGGTATTTAGTTTGGGATATATTTGTTGTACGATTTCTACAAAGCTTTTCTATGATATTGTATCGATCAAATTTTACGAGTGTTTTAGTTTTTCGATTCGAAATCGATGCTATCGCCACTGGGTATATTCAATCGTTTAATGCAGTTATCAGTGCTTGTACTGGAATGATGGTTCAGTGGATTGTTTGCCATTTTAGCAGTAATATGAAGTGTCACaatatattttctttgattCTGGTATTATCACTTTTAGGGGTAACAATAGGTCCAACACTAAGCTTTGTTTTGATTTCATTTGTACCACTTTGTATTTCTTCAGCTGTTTTAAGAGTAACAAATTCAACCTTGTTGTTCACCAGAGGTAACACAAAAGTGCGGGGTTTAATGAATGGGACAGCAGATACGTTATCGTCATTTGCCAGGGCTTTAGCTCCAGTTATTGGAGGCTATGTACAAGAAATAAGTATCTATGGTCCTGGAATATCGAGTACGTTTCTAGCAATAGCGGGAACTGCTATATCTATGTATGCTGACAAAAACTTATTGCACTTGCATTCAGATTGA